The Helianthus annuus cultivar XRQ/B chromosome 16, HanXRQr2.0-SUNRISE, whole genome shotgun sequence genome includes a window with the following:
- the LOC110919007 gene encoding uncharacterized protein LOC110919007 — translation MPLEKLALTLVFASRRLRRYFQGHKITLMTDQPLQKVLKRPELSGRLAKWAVELGEHSLEFKPKTAIKGQILADFLAEVPEDEEKELQKWEALERKEKEEEDKAVWKIFTDGASSEEGSGAGITLVSLEGVELTYAIRLDFENTNNTAEYEALLAGMRLAQKMKARHVEASTDSQLVVKQYQGEYEAKDNIMAQYVAKVKETAEAFKTFMLEYIPRGRNRKSDALSKLASVAIDHLAREVKVEVLTSPSLSTKEVAAVESTQETWMTPIIKFLRDGTFPEREWAARKVRVKALQYELIDGELYRRSYLGPSLKCVDMEEAEYVIKEMHEGICGMHSGPRTIVTKAMNAGFYWPRMYETASEEIKKCDNCQVHAPMTHRHKHPMIQFSTSWPFQKWAIDIIGPFPEGAGGVKYVVVAIDYFTKWIEAKPLAKITGEQMRRFVLDNIICRYGVPKELVSDNSVQFAGRPFKPWCEQMHIQQVFTSVTHAQSNGLVERANQSVIKGMKGRLGRNKKDGWRNYHSCYGHIGPLLKIAMGKLLSA, via the coding sequence ATGCCCCTGGAAAAATTGGCGTTAACCCTCGTTTTCGCATCCCGAAGGCTCAGAAGGTACTTCCAGGGACACAAGATCACTTTGATGACCGATCAGCCCCTCCAGAAGGTGCTCAAGAGGCCAGAACTGTCCGGACGACTGGCTAAGTGGGCCGTAGAGCTGGGAGAACACTCCCTGGAGTTCAAGCCCAAAACAGCCATAAAGGGACAAATATTGGCCGACTTTTTAGCAGAGGTCCCGGAGGACGAAGAAAAAGAACTCCAGAAATGGGAGGCCTTAGAAAGAAAAGAGAAAGAGGAAGAAGACAAGGCTGTGTGGAAAATATTCACAGACGGAGCCTCTAGCGAGGAAGGAAGTGGAGCGGGCATCACCTTGGTAAGTCTTGAGGGGGTTGAGTTGACTTATGCCATAAGATTAGATTTCGAAAACACCAACAATACCGCAGAGTATGAAGCCCTTCTGGCAGGGATGAGGCTAGCACAAAAAATGAAAGCAAGACATGTGGAAGCCAGCACCGATTCACAGCTGGTGGTTAAACAATACCAAGGGGAGTATGAAGCCAAAGACAACATCATGGCTCAGTACGTGGCAAAAGTAAAGGAAACAGCTGaagcattcaaaaccttcatgttAGAATACATCCCCCGAGGGAGAAACAGAAAGTCTGACGCCCTCAGTAAGCTGGCCTCAGTAGCAATCGACCATCTTGCTAGGGAAGTTAAAGTGGAAGTCCTGACCTCTCCTTCCCTTAGCACGAAGGAGGTGGCTGCAGTTGAAAGTACTCAGGAaacatggatgacaccaattataaAGTTCCTCAGAGACGGAACCTTTCCGGAGAGGGAGTGGGCAGCCAGAAAGGTAAGGGTCAAGGCCCTGCAGTATGAGTTGATTGATGGGGAGTTATACCGAAGATCATACCTAGGCCCATCCCTGAAATGTGTTGATATGGAAGAGGCTGAGTATGTGATCAAGGAGATGCATGAGGGGATTTGTGGAATGCATTCGGGGCCAAGGACGATAGTAACAAAGGCGATGAATGCGGGGTTCTATTGGCCACGAATGTATGAAACGGCATCCGAGGAGATTAAGAAGTGTGACAATTGTCAGGTACATGCACCGATGACCCATCGACACAAACACCCCATGATACAATTCTCAACGTCCTGGCCCTTCCAAAAGTGGGCTATCGACATAATCGGGCCATTCCCGGAAGGTGCAGGAGGAGTCAAGTATGTGGTAGTGGCCATCGATTATTTTACCAAATGGATCGAGGCAAAGCCCTTGGCAAAAATAACTGGGGAACAGATGAGGCGGTTTGTATTAGACAACATCATCTGCAGATACGGGGTCCCAAAGGAACTAGTGAGTGATAATAGCGTCCAATTTGCTGGAAGACCTTTTAAGCCGTGGTGCGAGCAGATGCACATCCAACAAGTGTTTACCTCCGTCACTCATGCCCAAAGTAATGGATTAGTAGAAAGAGCTAACCAAAGTGTCATCAAGGGAATGAAGGGAAGACTCGGGAGAAACAAAAAGGATGGCTGGAGGAACTACCATTCGTGTTATGGGCATATAGGACCACTCCTAAAGATTGCAATGGGGAAACTCCTTTCAGCCTAA